A genome region from Natronosalvus rutilus includes the following:
- a CDS encoding Gfo/Idh/MocA family protein, translating to MRVCIAGAGFMARTHAAEYSQMDLEVVGVASPSGPDEFVAEFGFEAETYTDVATMLEETDPDYVDICTPTHTHVELVRTAAAAGVDVFLEKPIASSLSEAHEIDEIVADAGLTFMVGHVARFFPNYRNARDLEIGNEGVARARRLSPFPDWGSDNWFADRDKSGGIFVDLAIHDLDYLRWCWGDIERVFARRHRDDESEHGFVTLRFESGAVGYVESSWAQPDSRPFTVELEFAGDDGLVEFSSAEESAYAEWTDGDATVESPLAKNGYRRELEHFVSCLDDGSEPEVGASEGIEALRLALAAERSADRGVPVAPEEVAK from the coding sequence ATGCGAGTCTGTATTGCGGGAGCAGGTTTCATGGCCCGAACCCACGCGGCGGAGTACTCCCAGATGGACCTCGAGGTCGTCGGCGTCGCCTCGCCAAGCGGTCCCGACGAGTTCGTCGCGGAGTTCGGCTTCGAGGCCGAGACCTACACGGACGTCGCGACGATGCTCGAGGAGACGGATCCCGATTACGTCGACATCTGTACCCCGACACACACGCACGTCGAACTGGTGCGGACGGCCGCCGCCGCCGGCGTCGACGTCTTCCTCGAGAAACCGATCGCCAGCTCGCTCTCGGAGGCGCACGAGATCGACGAGATCGTCGCCGACGCCGGGCTGACGTTCATGGTCGGTCACGTCGCCCGCTTCTTCCCGAACTACCGAAACGCTCGCGACCTCGAGATCGGGAACGAGGGCGTCGCTCGCGCACGGCGACTCTCGCCGTTTCCGGACTGGGGCTCTGATAACTGGTTCGCCGACCGCGACAAGAGCGGCGGCATCTTCGTCGACCTGGCGATTCACGATCTCGACTATCTCCGGTGGTGCTGGGGCGACATCGAGCGAGTGTTCGCCCGCCGCCACCGCGACGACGAGTCCGAACACGGGTTCGTCACCCTTCGCTTCGAGAGCGGCGCCGTCGGCTACGTCGAGTCCTCCTGGGCACAGCCCGACTCGAGGCCGTTTACCGTCGAACTCGAATTCGCCGGCGACGACGGCCTGGTCGAGTTCTCGAGTGCCGAGGAGTCGGCCTACGCCGAGTGGACCGACGGCGACGCGACTGTCGAGAGCCCGCTCGCGAAGAACGGCTATCGGCGGGAACTCGAGCACTTCGTCTCCTGTCTTGACGACGGTTCGGAACCCGAAGTCGGCGCTTCGGAGGGGATCGAAGCGCTTCGCCTCGCGCTCGCCGCCGAGCGCTCGGCCGACCGCGGTGTCCCCGTCGCACCCGAGGAGGTGGCGAAATGA
- a CDS encoding Gfo/Idh/MocA family protein, whose product MSDPIAMGILSTAHVHTDAYASELAAREDVDFVGVTDRDSDRGQETADSHGTEYVADADALLERIDAAVICAPNADHREWFKRAAAAGVHVLCEKPLAPTLEDARAIVDVWQESGIRAGITMPLRFCGPAQRAREALDAGEVGDLLAISGTNRGQMPGGWFVDPEAAGGGAVMDHSVHIVDLVYHLTGQAVAEVYAEVDTRFHDIAVDDVNVLSMELADGTPFFLDGSWSKPDAWHTWGDATLELTGTDATVGIDYTDQSLVHTVESGSNAGVHTAFYGTNANACLIEDFVSSVRADREPEITPDDGLLAVAVVEAAYESAETGEPVEVTFD is encoded by the coding sequence ATGAGCGACCCCATCGCGATGGGAATCCTGTCGACCGCCCACGTCCACACGGACGCCTACGCCAGTGAACTCGCCGCCCGCGAGGACGTCGACTTCGTCGGCGTCACGGACAGGGATTCCGACCGCGGTCAGGAGACTGCCGACAGCCACGGTACCGAGTACGTCGCCGACGCCGACGCGCTCCTCGAGCGAATCGACGCCGCGGTGATCTGTGCGCCCAACGCCGACCACCGCGAGTGGTTCAAACGGGCGGCCGCCGCCGGCGTCCACGTCCTCTGTGAGAAGCCGCTCGCGCCGACTCTCGAGGACGCACGGGCGATCGTCGACGTCTGGCAAGAGTCGGGAATCCGCGCCGGCATCACCATGCCGCTTCGCTTTTGCGGCCCGGCCCAGCGGGCCAGGGAGGCCCTCGACGCTGGCGAGGTCGGCGACCTCCTCGCGATCTCCGGAACGAACCGCGGACAGATGCCCGGGGGCTGGTTCGTCGATCCCGAGGCCGCTGGCGGCGGTGCCGTGATGGACCACTCGGTTCACATCGTCGACCTCGTCTATCACCTTACGGGCCAGGCGGTCGCGGAGGTGTACGCCGAGGTCGACACGCGGTTTCACGACATCGCGGTCGACGACGTCAACGTCCTCTCGATGGAACTGGCGGACGGAACGCCGTTCTTCCTCGACGGGTCGTGGAGCAAGCCGGACGCCTGGCACACGTGGGGCGACGCGACCCTCGAACTGACCGGCACCGACGCCACGGTCGGCATCGACTACACGGATCAGTCGCTCGTCCACACCGTCGAGTCCGGTTCGAACGCGGGGGTTCACACGGCGTTCTACGGCACGAACGCGAACGCGTGCCTCATCGAGGACTTCGTGAGCAGCGTTCGGGCGGATCGAGAGCCGGAGATCACCCCGGACGACGGCCTGCTGGCCGTCGCCGTCGTCGAAGCAGCTTACGAGTCAGCCGAGACGGGCGAGCCGGTCGAAGTCACGTTCGACTGA
- a CDS encoding tyrosine-type recombinase/integrase encodes MAGRDLTRASTDATTDPIATFVEEMELYGRSETTVNDYETTLRQFDDHLGQETLDSADRLDCLRWIQGLRDDGYAPGSIRTKAVHLNRFYGYMAQVGTFDANPMVVVMEEMSEKGDSSPTRRHVTVQQMGEFVDDIEHPLRRALVTLLVKTGMRAGEACNLDLRDVHLDHAAVRDHRSKPVRAAIRDHPDTLFVSSTIGVGNVVNDEKRVDGNKRHRDTRIPIDEELRDALVRWLAVRPDPISDADPLFVSLSRDYGERLTSDAVRSHVRSVAEEWGWYAEGAGPEENVTPHYFRHFFTTEMRNRLGDAYVVKYVRGDVGDVMDRYTHNWEELVEAPYRNNIFRLHE; translated from the coding sequence ATGGCAGGAAGAGACCTCACGCGAGCATCGACCGACGCTACGACGGACCCGATCGCGACGTTCGTCGAGGAGATGGAGCTGTACGGGCGGTCGGAAACGACGGTCAACGATTACGAGACGACGCTTCGGCAGTTCGACGACCACCTCGGACAAGAAACGCTTGACAGCGCTGACCGCCTCGACTGCTTGCGATGGATCCAGGGATTGCGCGACGACGGCTACGCCCCTGGTTCGATCCGGACGAAAGCCGTCCACCTCAACCGGTTCTACGGATACATGGCCCAGGTGGGCACGTTCGACGCCAATCCGATGGTGGTCGTCATGGAAGAGATGAGCGAGAAAGGCGACTCCTCGCCGACGCGCCGCCACGTAACCGTCCAACAGATGGGCGAGTTCGTCGATGACATCGAACATCCTCTCAGACGAGCGCTCGTGACGTTGCTGGTGAAGACCGGAATGCGGGCCGGCGAAGCGTGCAATCTCGACCTGCGTGACGTCCACCTCGACCACGCCGCCGTTCGAGACCATCGTTCGAAGCCGGTGCGAGCGGCGATCCGCGACCACCCGGATACGCTATTCGTGAGCAGCACCATCGGCGTTGGAAACGTCGTGAACGACGAGAAGCGCGTCGACGGGAACAAACGCCACCGAGACACCCGAATCCCAATCGACGAGGAGTTGCGGGACGCACTCGTGCGGTGGCTGGCCGTCCGGCCCGACCCAATCTCGGACGCTGACCCGCTGTTCGTGAGCCTCTCGAGGGATTACGGCGAACGGTTGACGAGCGACGCCGTGCGCTCTCACGTCCGCTCGGTGGCCGAAGAGTGGGGCTGGTACGCTGAAGGTGCAGGGCCGGAGGAGAACGTCACGCCACACTATTTCCGTCACTTCTTTACCACGGAAATGCGCAATCGACTGGGAGATGCGTACGTCGTCAAGTACGTCAGAGGCGACGTTGGCGATGTGATGGACAGGTACACTCACAACTGGGAGGAACTCGTCGAGGCACCCTACCGAAACAATATCTTTCGTTTACATGAATGA
- a CDS encoding DUF5805 domain-containing protein produces the protein MKNKRSLNVDVPEYQLEIYDEEAERMGFGSRAAFIRAMINAGRRDFGLDPQGAGGEDTTLDDLIEQRILTHLDQTGSLPTDEIVDGLTDEVKQSTTAALERLNDAGDIDYSVQDGGFVLSR, from the coding sequence ATGAAGAACAAACGATCCCTCAACGTCGACGTCCCCGAGTACCAACTCGAGATCTACGACGAGGAGGCCGAACGGATGGGGTTCGGCTCTCGAGCGGCGTTCATCCGTGCGATGATCAACGCTGGACGGCGGGATTTCGGCCTCGACCCCCAGGGTGCAGGGGGCGAAGACACCACTCTAGACGATCTGATCGAACAGCGTATCCTCACCCACCTCGACCAGACTGGTTCTCTCCCAACCGACGAAATCGTCGATGGACTGACCGACGAGGTCAAGCAATCCACGACGGCCGCGCTCGAGCGACTGAATGACGCTGGTGACATCGATTACTCCGTCCAGGATGGCGGGTTCGTCCTTAGCCGGTGA
- a CDS encoding ester cyclase, which produces MASASTTRANKELVRRFANEFVNESNYDTAREFLDVDIIDSTPLGETTGREAVVETTKELRTAFPDFVVTPEETVAEKDTVVVRMTQRGTHEGVFMGHEASGNAFEIEAMAFLRLEDGKIAERRVRPDVLGMLRQLGITTLPIA; this is translated from the coding sequence ATGGCATCAGCATCGACAACCAGGGCAAACAAAGAACTCGTTCGTCGATTCGCGAACGAGTTCGTCAACGAGAGCAACTACGACACAGCCAGAGAGTTTCTGGACGTGGATATCATCGATTCCACTCCACTGGGCGAAACAACGGGCCGAGAGGCTGTCGTGGAAACCACAAAGGAACTACGCACGGCGTTTCCCGATTTCGTCGTCACTCCGGAAGAGACCGTCGCGGAAAAAGACACGGTCGTCGTCCGGATGACACAGCGGGGAACACACGAGGGAGTGTTCATGGGACACGAGGCGTCCGGGAACGCGTTCGAGATTGAGGCAATGGCGTTTCTGCGACTCGAGGACGGAAAGATAGCCGAGCGTCGAGTCAGGCCCGACGTACTCGGGATGCTCCGACAGTTGGGGATCACGACACTGCCAATCGCATAA
- a CDS encoding SagB/ThcOx family dehydrogenase has protein sequence MVSALEYHERTKHSPKSVQESGHRLDFDNKPRPFKRYENLSRRALSERVRVTGIPALSAITPTHADFSHERAVDLDALTALSYFSTGITKQLTRQGRELLFRAAACTGALYHVDLYAVCGDLADLKAGVYHVEPQSLSLDVLREGDYRGVLAAASDHDGVATAPVTFVATSTWWRNAWKYRDRTYRHAFWDSGTVLANLLATADSLSLPAEVVLGFADESVVELLGVDPRREAPLELVPVGAGNRAPDAPTLEPIDPTTAALSPEEKEFPLVHEAWRASTLESGDAVREWRSIARAQSVGQRKGGDGDRIELDPVNYETESKRPLHATIRRRGSCRAYEREPVSFRKFSTVLDRATRGVPFDGRESDASPLQFVDAYVLVNGVDDVPPGAYHYHPEAGEFERLIDGECREEAAHLALDQRLGGEAAACVYFLTDLEAVVDRLGNRGYRLAQLEAAVTAGRCYLATYAYRDLGGTGLTFYDDRVTSFLSPRADGQTPMFLYTFGKPE, from the coding sequence ATGGTCAGCGCCCTCGAGTACCACGAGCGCACCAAACACTCGCCAAAAAGCGTCCAGGAGAGCGGCCACCGTCTCGATTTCGATAACAAGCCTCGCCCCTTCAAGCGCTACGAGAACCTCTCGCGACGAGCGCTATCGGAGCGTGTTCGCGTGACCGGCATTCCTGCGCTGTCGGCGATCACACCTACCCACGCCGATTTCTCGCACGAGCGAGCCGTCGACCTGGACGCGCTCACAGCGCTGTCGTACTTCTCGACCGGAATCACGAAGCAACTCACCCGTCAGGGTCGCGAGCTACTCTTTCGCGCCGCGGCCTGCACCGGGGCGCTGTATCACGTCGACCTGTACGCGGTCTGTGGCGACCTCGCGGATCTGAAAGCCGGCGTCTACCACGTCGAGCCCCAATCGCTGTCGCTCGACGTGCTTCGCGAGGGGGACTACCGGGGCGTGCTCGCGGCCGCCAGCGATCACGACGGCGTCGCGACTGCACCGGTCACGTTCGTCGCGACGTCGACCTGGTGGCGAAACGCCTGGAAGTACCGCGACCGGACGTACCGTCACGCGTTCTGGGATTCGGGGACGGTACTCGCAAACCTGCTAGCGACCGCGGATTCGCTTTCTCTCCCCGCGGAGGTCGTCCTCGGGTTTGCCGACGAGTCCGTCGTCGAACTGCTGGGTGTCGACCCACGACGGGAAGCGCCGCTCGAACTCGTCCCCGTCGGCGCCGGCAATCGTGCGCCCGACGCACCCACCCTCGAACCAATCGATCCGACGACTGCGGCGCTGTCACCTGAAGAGAAGGAGTTCCCGCTCGTCCACGAAGCCTGGCGGGCGAGCACGCTCGAGAGCGGAGACGCCGTCCGCGAGTGGCGCTCTATTGCACGAGCGCAATCGGTCGGACAACGAAAGGGAGGTGATGGAGACCGGATCGAACTCGACCCGGTCAATTACGAGACGGAGTCGAAGCGGCCGCTACACGCGACGATCCGTCGCCGGGGCTCCTGTCGCGCCTACGAGCGCGAACCGGTGAGCTTTCGGAAATTTTCGACAGTGCTCGATCGTGCTACACGAGGCGTTCCGTTCGACGGTCGCGAATCCGACGCCTCGCCGCTCCAGTTCGTCGACGCGTATGTACTCGTCAACGGCGTCGACGACGTTCCGCCCGGCGCATACCACTACCACCCCGAGGCGGGCGAATTCGAGCGCCTGATCGACGGCGAGTGTCGCGAGGAGGCAGCCCACCTCGCGCTCGATCAGCGCCTCGGTGGGGAAGCCGCGGCCTGCGTGTACTTCCTGACGGACCTCGAGGCGGTCGTCGATCGACTCGGGAACCGGGGGTACCGACTGGCACAGCTCGAGGCGGCGGTGACCGCCGGGCGTTGCTATCTGGCGACCTACGCATATCGCGATCTCGGCGGAACCGGGCTCACGTTCTACGACGACCGCGTGACGTCGTTTCTGTCCCCGCGTGCCGACGGACAGACGCCTATGTTCCTCTACACGTTCGGCAAACCGGAGTAG
- a CDS encoding multicopper oxidase family protein has product MDATDRTIPRRQALRIGGATLFGIAGVASGIGSAVLERSAQEDGEGTQEETIVASSEAVDVGSDESLETWVYDEQVPGPELRISEGETLRVSLENQLPTETTIHWHGVPVPNPMDGVPDVTQEPVPSDGTFEYEFEATPAGTYVYHSHVGLQLDRGLYGPLIVEEESPHVEYDREYTLQLDDYLEEEPALDSIEAPPGGDGGMGPGGGGGQGDGRGPNDGMGPGGMGPGGGGDGGGMGPGGGDGPDDGRGPGDGMGPGDGMGPDSQMMSQRPPYEGLLVNGRLPSNPPVFGVEEGERVRLRFINPSSATTYRVGVGGHSLTVTHADGRPVEPVDVDSFVVSMGERYDAILEADSPGEWAIVAEPVVGAEDPAEARLRYENTDDGSVDRPSFDGRELEYGDLEALEPLDLDGEPDRTFDFTLSGGMMGGADADAWTIDGEVYPDADPLEISEGDHVRVRMVNRSPAIHPMHLHGHFFQVGDAVKDTVLVAPHGDQVTFDFRATNPGDWLFHCHNVYHLERGMARVFEYE; this is encoded by the coding sequence ATGGACGCCACCGATCGAACCATCCCGCGACGACAAGCATTGCGCATCGGCGGCGCAACTCTGTTCGGAATCGCGGGAGTCGCAAGCGGAATCGGATCGGCTGTACTCGAGCGGTCCGCACAGGAGGATGGTGAGGGCACGCAGGAGGAAACGATAGTCGCCTCGAGCGAGGCGGTCGACGTCGGATCGGACGAGAGCCTCGAAACGTGGGTGTACGACGAGCAGGTTCCCGGCCCCGAACTCCGAATCAGTGAGGGGGAGACGCTTCGTGTCTCGCTCGAGAACCAGTTGCCCACGGAGACGACAATTCATTGGCACGGCGTTCCCGTGCCGAACCCGATGGACGGCGTCCCCGACGTCACGCAAGAACCCGTTCCGTCCGATGGGACGTTCGAGTACGAGTTCGAGGCGACGCCGGCGGGGACGTACGTCTACCACAGCCACGTCGGATTGCAACTCGATAGGGGGCTCTACGGGCCCCTGATCGTCGAGGAGGAATCACCGCACGTCGAGTACGACCGCGAGTATACACTACAACTCGACGATTACCTCGAGGAGGAACCTGCGCTGGACTCGATCGAAGCCCCACCAGGCGGCGATGGCGGGATGGGTCCTGGCGGTGGCGGCGGGCAGGGCGATGGACGAGGTCCGAACGACGGTATGGGCCCAGGCGGCATGGGTCCCGGGGGCGGTGGTGACGGTGGCGGCATGGGTCCCGGAGGCGGGGATGGGCCTGACGACGGTCGCGGCCCGGGCGATGGAATGGGCCCTGGCGACGGTATGGGCCCCGACAGTCAGATGATGAGTCAACGACCGCCGTACGAGGGACTACTCGTTAACGGTCGCCTCCCGTCGAATCCACCGGTGTTCGGCGTCGAAGAGGGCGAGCGCGTTCGTCTGCGTTTCATCAATCCGAGTAGCGCCACGACCTATCGCGTCGGCGTCGGCGGACACTCGCTGACCGTCACGCACGCCGACGGGCGACCGGTTGAACCCGTCGACGTGGATTCGTTCGTCGTGAGCATGGGCGAGCGATACGACGCGATCCTCGAGGCAGACTCCCCAGGTGAATGGGCTATCGTCGCGGAACCCGTCGTCGGCGCCGAGGATCCCGCGGAAGCGAGACTGCGATACGAGAATACCGACGACGGCTCTGTCGACCGACCGTCGTTCGACGGCCGGGAACTCGAGTACGGCGACCTCGAGGCGCTCGAGCCGCTGGATCTCGACGGGGAACCAGACCGGACGTTCGACTTCACGCTGTCGGGCGGAATGATGGGTGGCGCCGACGCCGACGCGTGGACTATCGACGGGGAGGTGTACCCGGACGCCGACCCGCTCGAGATTAGCGAGGGCGATCACGTCCGCGTGCGGATGGTGAACCGCAGTCCAGCGATCCATCCGATGCACCTCCACGGTCACTTCTTCCAGGTCGGCGACGCGGTCAAGGACACAGTCCTCGTCGCGCCCCACGGCGATCAGGTGACGTTCGACTTCCGCGCAACCAATCCCGGCGACTGGCTGTTCCACTGCCACAACGTCTACCACCTCGAGCGGGGGATGGCTCGCGTGTTCGAATACGAGTGA
- a CDS encoding zinc-binding dehydrogenase, which yields MEAMVITDFGGTEVFEQREVDQPTPGPTEVLVRVHASSVNPVDCKIRQAGSWAGITPPTVIGYDVSGVVEGIGDEVTDFEAGDEVFYTPEIFGEQGSYAEYHVADESIVARKPESLSHEEAAALPLAGGTAWEAIVERGDVTAGETVLIHGAGGVGSHAVQIADAAGARVAARTSPATVEQTEDLGATLAIDYESEEFVEAIESTFDEPVDLVFDTVGGETLVESTDITKPHGRLVTILEPEGEWGTAYQKNLTVEMLFLERDRRPLDGLRRLVEQGRLEPVIDSVLPLSDVAKAHEMVEEGGLTGKIVLSVDDK from the coding sequence ATGGAGGCGATGGTTATCACCGACTTCGGCGGTACCGAGGTATTCGAACAACGTGAGGTCGATCAGCCGACTCCGGGGCCGACCGAGGTCCTCGTTCGTGTTCACGCCTCGTCGGTCAATCCCGTCGATTGCAAAATTCGTCAGGCGGGTTCGTGGGCCGGGATCACTCCACCGACCGTTATCGGATACGACGTCTCCGGCGTGGTCGAAGGGATCGGAGACGAGGTCACCGACTTCGAGGCGGGCGACGAGGTGTTCTACACGCCCGAGATCTTCGGCGAACAGGGTAGTTACGCCGAGTATCACGTCGCCGATGAGTCGATCGTCGCCCGAAAGCCCGAGTCGCTCTCTCACGAAGAGGCGGCGGCGCTTCCCCTCGCGGGCGGGACCGCGTGGGAGGCGATCGTCGAACGTGGCGACGTGACTGCCGGCGAGACGGTGCTGATCCACGGTGCTGGCGGCGTCGGTTCCCACGCCGTGCAGATCGCCGACGCCGCTGGTGCACGGGTAGCTGCCAGGACGAGTCCCGCGACCGTCGAACAGACCGAAGACCTCGGCGCGACGCTCGCCATCGACTACGAGTCGGAGGAGTTCGTCGAGGCGATCGAGTCGACGTTCGACGAACCAGTCGACCTGGTCTTCGACACCGTCGGCGGCGAGACGCTGGTCGAGAGCACCGACATCACGAAGCCTCACGGGCGACTGGTCACGATCCTCGAGCCGGAAGGCGAGTGGGGCACCGCCTACCAGAAGAACCTGACCGTGGAGATGCTGTTCCTCGAGCGGGATCGACGCCCTCTCGACGGACTGCGCCGACTCGTCGAGCAGGGCCGCCTCGAGCCCGTGATTGATTCGGTCCTGCCGCTGTCGGACGTGGCGAAGGCCCACGAGATGGTCGAGGAGGGTGGCCTTACCGGCAAGATAGTGCTTTCCGTCGACGACAAGTAA
- a CDS encoding universal stress protein yields MYQTILLPTDGSDAANSAVGQAYEVAERFGATVHVLYVIDVEQNYSFEASEEELSEAFRDEGETVTEEAARRAPEGVDVVTAIEEGSPHQCILEYADEHGADLITMGTHDRRGLDRFLIGSVTERVLRGADASVLVTRTAAEAGVETAEHAIEVARDMLANEGHEDATVLEEPYEQGGYWIVRTEADHEQFNVHIERSSGDARVARIERR; encoded by the coding sequence ATGTACCAGACGATTCTGCTGCCGACCGACGGAAGCGACGCCGCAAACAGTGCCGTGGGACAGGCCTACGAGGTAGCCGAGCGCTTCGGCGCGACCGTTCACGTGCTCTACGTCATCGACGTGGAGCAAAACTACTCGTTCGAAGCGTCCGAGGAGGAACTGTCCGAAGCGTTTCGAGACGAGGGCGAGACCGTGACGGAGGAAGCGGCCCGCCGAGCGCCGGAGGGCGTGGACGTCGTCACGGCCATCGAAGAGGGGTCGCCACACCAGTGCATTCTCGAGTACGCCGACGAACACGGTGCGGACCTGATCACGATGGGGACACACGATCGACGCGGTCTTGATCGGTTCCTGATCGGGAGCGTCACGGAGCGCGTCCTGCGTGGGGCTGACGCGTCGGTGCTGGTGACGCGAACGGCGGCGGAGGCCGGCGTTGAAACCGCCGAACACGCCATCGAAGTGGCTCGAGACATGCTCGCCAATGAAGGCCACGAGGACGCGACCGTGCTCGAGGAACCGTATGAACAGGGCGGGTACTGGATCGTTCGGACGGAAGCGGACCACGAGCAGTTCAACGTTCACATCGAGCGCTCGAGTGGTGACGCTCGGGTTGCTCGGATCGAGAGGCGGTGA
- a CDS encoding NAD(P)-dependent alcohol dehydrogenase, protein MQAFVMNEIGETGLAEKEEPEAGPTDAILRPTKGLICTSDVHTVHGAIGDRENLTLGHEVVGIVEEVGEAVESFEPGDRAVVGAITPDWGSEAAQDDHPSQSNGALGGWKFANVKDGTFAEYAHVNEADANLAHIPDDVSDEEAVYTTDMMSTGFMGAEHADIPIGGTVAVFAQGPVGLMATKGAALQGAGQILAVESVPERQELAEHYGATEIVDFEEHDPVERIRELTDDRGVDAAIEALGSSATLEQCVAVTRPGGKISNIGYHGEGEYVNVPREEWGVGMAEKDIVTGLCPGGRLRLRRLLRLLEAGLVDPTPMTTHEFDFDEIEEAFRLMESKEDGIIKPLIHFD, encoded by the coding sequence ATGCAAGCGTTCGTGATGAATGAGATCGGCGAAACCGGACTCGCCGAGAAAGAGGAACCGGAAGCAGGCCCGACCGACGCAATTCTTCGTCCGACGAAGGGGCTCATCTGCACATCCGACGTACACACGGTTCACGGCGCAATCGGCGATCGGGAAAACCTCACGCTCGGTCACGAGGTCGTCGGCATCGTCGAGGAGGTCGGCGAGGCCGTGGAGTCATTCGAGCCGGGCGACCGCGCTGTCGTCGGTGCGATCACCCCAGACTGGGGGTCGGAAGCGGCCCAGGACGACCACCCGTCGCAGTCGAACGGCGCCCTCGGCGGGTGGAAGTTCGCGAACGTGAAAGACGGCACGTTCGCGGAGTACGCTCACGTCAACGAGGCGGACGCAAACCTGGCCCACATTCCCGACGACGTCAGCGACGAGGAGGCGGTGTACACCACCGACATGATGAGCACGGGGTTCATGGGTGCCGAGCACGCCGACATCCCCATCGGTGGGACCGTCGCGGTGTTCGCCCAGGGTCCCGTGGGCCTCATGGCCACCAAAGGTGCGGCACTCCAGGGGGCAGGACAGATCCTCGCGGTCGAATCGGTCCCGGAACGCCAGGAACTCGCCGAACACTACGGAGCGACGGAGATCGTCGACTTCGAGGAGCACGATCCCGTCGAGCGAATCCGTGAACTGACCGACGACAGGGGCGTCGATGCCGCCATCGAAGCCCTTGGTTCCTCGGCGACGCTCGAGCAGTGCGTCGCGGTGACCAGGCCCGGCGGGAAGATTTCGAACATCGGCTATCACGGCGAGGGCGAGTACGTGAACGTCCCGCGTGAAGAGTGGGGCGTCGGCATGGCCGAAAAGGACATCGTCACCGGCCTCTGTCCCGGCGGTCGGCTCCGACTGCGACGGCTCTTACGACTCCTCGAGGCGGGGCTGGTCGATCCAACGCCGATGACTACCCACGAGTTCGACTTCGACGAAATCGAAGAGGCGTTCCGGCTGATGGAGAGCAAAGAGGATGGGATCATCAAACCGCTAATTCACTTCGACTAG